From the genome of Halomonas sp. I5-271120, one region includes:
- a CDS encoding HlyD family secretion protein, producing the protein MTSSTSTPRRLTGRATFKLAALAVVVALCLAWGGMAILHRLSHVSVQDARVMANQVTVSSRLSGWVTDFSIIEGDRLERGDAVAKLYSEPDEQKLATLQASVDAMQARLDHQEARLALANRQFQGGLNIANQQLEASKAAEQAAQARLEQARSDYTRSDELLKQHSVSQQQRDRDYYTLEAAQAEAHQASQEVAVNKAQADNAHLGFLNGVQAPLPNPEVLRFQRQVARKELAQAKAKLNQETLRIADLQVPSPIAGVVNKTLIDQGEYVGAGQPILMMHDPDKLWVEARIKETDISELRIDQPVAIAVDAFPDETFSGHITNIGRAATSQFALLPDPNPSGNFTKITQRLPVRIAFDEGPTDLIGPGMMVNVDIDVSGAGPRHG; encoded by the coding sequence ATGACGTCGTCGACTTCCACGCCTCGCCGCCTCACCGGCAGGGCCACGTTCAAGCTGGCCGCGCTGGCAGTCGTGGTCGCGCTCTGCCTGGCCTGGGGTGGCATGGCGATCCTGCATCGCCTCAGCCATGTCAGCGTTCAGGATGCTCGGGTGATGGCCAATCAGGTCACCGTCAGCAGCCGACTGTCGGGCTGGGTGACCGATTTCAGCATTATTGAAGGTGACCGCCTCGAGCGGGGCGATGCGGTGGCCAAGCTCTACAGCGAACCCGATGAACAGAAGCTTGCCACCCTGCAGGCCAGCGTCGATGCCATGCAGGCACGACTCGATCACCAGGAAGCGCGGCTGGCGCTGGCCAACCGGCAATTTCAGGGCGGCCTGAACATCGCCAACCAGCAGCTCGAGGCCAGCAAGGCGGCCGAGCAAGCCGCTCAGGCGCGACTGGAGCAGGCCCGAAGCGACTACACGCGCTCGGACGAACTGCTCAAGCAGCATTCGGTGTCGCAGCAGCAGCGTGATCGCGACTACTACACCCTTGAGGCTGCCCAGGCGGAAGCCCACCAGGCCAGCCAGGAAGTCGCGGTCAATAAGGCCCAGGCCGACAATGCCCACCTTGGCTTTCTCAATGGCGTGCAGGCGCCGCTGCCCAACCCCGAAGTGCTGCGTTTCCAGCGCCAGGTGGCACGAAAGGAGCTGGCGCAGGCCAAGGCCAAGCTGAACCAGGAAACGCTGCGGATCGCCGATCTGCAGGTGCCCAGCCCGATCGCCGGTGTGGTCAACAAGACGCTCATCGATCAGGGCGAGTATGTCGGCGCCGGCCAGCCGATCCTGATGATGCATGATCCGGATAAGCTGTGGGTGGAAGCCCGAATCAAGGAGACCGACATCAGCGAGCTGCGCATCGACCAGCCGGTCGCGATTGCGGTAGATGCCTTCCCGGACGAGACGTTCTCGGGCCATATCACCAACATCGGGCGCGCGGCCACCAGCCAGTTCGCCCTGCTGCCGGACCCCAACCCCTCGGGCAATTTCACCAAGATCACTCAGCGCTTGCCGGTGCGTATTGCCTTCGACGAGGGGCCCACCGACCTGATCGGGCCGGGCATGATGGTGAACGTAGATATCGACGTGAGCGGCGCCGGCCCGCGTCACGGCTAA